In one window of Clupea harengus chromosome 4, Ch_v2.0.2, whole genome shotgun sequence DNA:
- the LOC105900175 gene encoding dual specificity protein phosphatase 7-like, with translation MMTGKSVDWLQVELESGGNSLLLLDCRSHEVYESSHIETAINLAIPGLMLRRFKRGNLPIRSLIPNNEDKEKFIRQCKTDTVILYDECTSEMHSGTSSVLGLLLQKLWDEGCQAYYLGGGFASFQTEYPEHCETLLDVSCPSTSPPASVLGLGGLRISSDCSDGESDRELCSATESDESPLSSAQAAFPVEILPYLYLGCAKDSSNLDVLGKYNIKYILNVTPNLPNMFEHEGHFRYKQIPISDHWSQNLSQFFPEAISFIDEARSKRCGVLVHCLAGISRSVTVTVAYLMQHLSLSLNDAYDFVKRKKSNISPNFNFMGQLLDFERTLGLSSPCDNCPDSAQLYFSTPTNHNVFQLDTLETT, from the exons ATGATGACGGGTAAAAGTGTAGATTGGCTGCAAGTGGAATTAGAATCTGGTGGGAATTCGCTGTTGCTGCTGGATTGCAGATCGCATGAGGTCTATGAGTCATCTCACATCGAGACTGCTATCAATTTGGCGATACCGGGGTTGATGCTTCGCAGATTTAAAAGAGGAAATCTACCGATTCGATCATTGATTCCGAATAATGAGGATAAGGAAAAGTTCATACGGCAGTGCAAGACGGACACAGTGATTTTGTACGATGAATGCACTTCGGAGATGCACTCTGGAACGAGTTCAGTTTTAGGACTTCTCCTACAGAAGCTTTGGGACGAAGGGTGCCAAGCATACTACCTGGGAG GGGGGTTTGCGTCATTTCAGACTGAGTACCCAGAGCACTGCGAGACTCTGCTGGACGTGTCCTGCCCCAGCACCTCACCTCCCGCCTCCGTCCTGGGCCTGGGCGGCCTCCGGATCAGCTCCGACTGCTCGGACGGCGAGTCGGACCGGGAGCTGTGCAGCGCCACGGAGAGCGATGAGAGCCCGCTGTCGAGCGCCCAGGCGGCCTTCCCTGTGGAGATCCTCCCCTACCTGTACCTGGGCTGTGCCAAGGACTCCAGCAACCTGGATGTACTCGGCAAGTACAACATCAAGTACATCCTCAACGTGACGCCCAACCTGCCCAACATGTTCGAACACGAAGGCCACTTCAGGTACAAGCAGATCCCCATCTCAGATCACTGGAGCCAGAACCTGTCCCAGTTCTTTCCAGAGGCCATCTCCTTCATCG ATGAAGCACGCTCTAAACGGTGTGGTGTGCTGGTGCACTGCCTGGCCGGCATCAGCAGGTCGGTGACAGTGACGGTGGCCTACCTGATGCAGCACCTCAGCCTGTCTCTCAACGACGCCTACGACTTCGTCAAGCGCAAGAAGTCCAACATCTCGCCCAACTTCAACTTCATGGGCCAGCTCCTGGACTTCGAGAGGACGCTGGGGCTGAGCAGCCCGTGTGACAACTGCCCGGACAGCGCACAGCTATACTTCTCCACGCCGACCAATCACAACGTTTTCCAGCTGGACACTCTGGAGACGACATGA